Proteins encoded together in one Musa acuminata AAA Group cultivar baxijiao chromosome BXJ3-6, Cavendish_Baxijiao_AAA, whole genome shotgun sequence window:
- the LOC135640679 gene encoding peroxidase 1-like: protein MASKALLMLLATLSLSLALSGSADAQGLSVGYYSKTCPQAEAIVFEEMTKIIEVAPSLAGPLLRMHFHDCFVRGCDGSVLLNSTTGNVAEKDARPNLSLRGYGVIDRVKAKLEKACPGVVSCADILALVARDAVVLSKGPFWPVPTGRRDGLVSIANETRQLPPPTANITTLISMFAAQGLSVKDLVVLSGGHTIGISHCAAFNARLYNFTGKATPTDVDPSLDKYYLAKLRTICKPNDFVTFVEMDPGSFRTFDTDYYKLVAKRRGLFHSDAELLQHPLTKAYVLSHAGASEPEFFKDFGDSMINMGNIGVLTGSAGVIRRQCSVVN from the exons ATGGCTTCTAAGGCTCTCTTGATGCTCTTGGCCACTCTGTCTCTTTCCCTTGCGCTCTCGGGGTCGGCGGACGCACAAGGGTTGAGCGTTGGTTACTACAGCAAGACATGCCCTCAGGCGGAAGCTATCGTGTTCGAGGAGATGACCAAAATCATCGAGGTCGCACCCAGCCTTGCTGGCCCTCTCTTGAGGATGCACTTCCACGACTGTTTTGTGAGG GGATGCGATGGCTCGGTCCTGTTGAACTCCACGACGGGGAATGTAGCTGAGAAGGACGCACGTCCGAATCTTTCACTCAGAGGCTATGGCGTCATCGACAGAGTGAAGGCTAAACTGGAGAAAGCTTGTCCGGGGGTGGTGTCCTGCGCTGACATCTTAGCTTTGGTGGCGAGGGATGCGGTGGTTTTG AGCAaagggccattttggcctgtgcCGACTGGCCGTAGGGATGGCTTGGTATCCATTGCCAACGAGACCCGACAGCTGCCACCACCCACTGCCAACATCACTACCCTGATCTCCATGTTTGCAGCCCAAGGATTGAGCGTGAAGGACCTCGTCGTCTTATCAG GCGGGCACACGATCGGGATCTCGCACTGCGCAGCCTTCAACGCCCGCCTGTACAACTTCACCGGCAAGGCCACCCCCACCGACGTCGATCCCAGTCTCGACAAGTACTACCTGGCAAAACTGAGGACGATCTGCAAACCCAACGACTTTGTCACCTTTGTGGAGATGGATCCCGGGAGCTTCAGGACATTCGACACCGACTACTACAAGCTGGTGGCAAAGCGGAGGGGTCTCTTCCATTCGGATGCGGAACTCCTGCAGCATCCCCTGACAAAGGCATACGTCCTGAGCCATGCCGGTGCTTCAGAGCCGGAATTCTTCAAGGATTTTGGGGACTCCATGATCAACATGGGAAACATCGGTGTCCTCACTGGCTCAGCAGGTGTGATCAGGAGGCAGTGTTCTGTTGTCAACTAG